One region of Actinomycetota bacterium genomic DNA includes:
- a CDS encoding TetR/AcrR family transcriptional regulator encodes MAEPKRRVSKEERRRRLLAAAADLFGTEGYRKTEVEALARKAGVTKPMLYRHFPGGKAEIFMAVLDAHINTLLRSLWEAMGSSSDPRKRLQYGLRAYLIFAEENTAGFHLLVHSSPELDPGVGDRLHEVRESIARGLSTAIADVMKGAGLHAEGAPLYAHAMLGGVESVTSWWLAEGKTPDRERIVDHLLAFLWRGFDGLPRDPTKFHRDQEKPGLGA; translated from the coding sequence TTGGCCGAGCCAAAAAGGCGAGTTTCCAAGGAAGAGCGCCGCCGGCGCCTGCTGGCCGCGGCCGCCGACCTGTTCGGCACCGAGGGCTACCGCAAGACCGAAGTTGAGGCACTCGCGCGCAAGGCGGGGGTGACCAAACCCATGCTGTACCGGCACTTCCCCGGCGGAAAAGCCGAGATCTTCATGGCCGTCCTCGACGCCCACATAAATACTTTACTGCGTTCCCTCTGGGAAGCGATGGGATCGTCGAGCGACCCCCGCAAGCGGCTGCAGTACGGGCTGAGGGCGTACCTGATCTTCGCCGAGGAGAACACCGCGGGCTTCCACTTGCTGGTCCACTCGTCACCCGAGCTCGACCCGGGGGTGGGGGACCGCCTCCACGAGGTGAGGGAGTCGATCGCCCGGGGACTCAGCACCGCCATCGCCGACGTGATGAAGGGGGCCGGCCTCCACGCCGAGGGGGCCCCTCTCTACGCCCACGCAATGCTGGGCGGCGTCGAGTCGGTCACCTCGTGGTGGCTGGCCGAAGGCAAGACCCCCGACCGGGAGAGGATCGTCGACCACCTGCTGGCCTTCTTATGGCGCGGCTTCGACGGCCTGCCCCGGGACCCGACGAAGTTCCATCGGGACCAGGAGAAGCCCGGCCTAGGCGCTTAG
- the fabD gene encoding ACP S-malonyltransferase, producing MIAWMFPGQGSQKAGMGLDIAGAPELFKASRSVVSRDLERLCTTDPDPSWAPDVLQPALFVTEVAIGRKMQALGLEPGAVVGHSLGEFPALVIAGALDFDEALRLVALRGKAMADAGRRNEGGMAAVIGLDPEKIGEICAAEGDVWVSNYNSPKQTVISGKDRGLAEAAKKCMEAGAMRVIRIKVPVAAHCPLMQPARDTFEAALAEVTMVQPACPVYCDADGNAHTEPDEIKSLLVEAITAPVRFTDAVRRMRDDGFTTFIETGPGKVLRGLVRQIDDAAELEGVSNDEEATSLITRGNIINYQTEPAGVSS from the coding sequence TTGATCGCCTGGATGTTTCCCGGACAGGGATCGCAGAAGGCCGGCATGGGCCTGGACATCGCAGGCGCCCCCGAGCTGTTCAAAGCCAGCCGCAGTGTGGTCAGCCGTGACCTCGAGCGGCTGTGCACGACCGACCCAGACCCCTCCTGGGCCCCGGATGTCCTGCAGCCCGCCCTGTTTGTCACCGAGGTGGCCATCGGCCGCAAGATGCAGGCTCTGGGCCTGGAGCCCGGCGCAGTCGTCGGCCACAGCCTTGGCGAGTTCCCGGCGCTGGTCATCGCCGGGGCCCTGGATTTCGACGAAGCACTTCGCCTGGTCGCTCTGCGCGGCAAGGCAATGGCGGATGCCGGGCGCCGCAACGAGGGCGGCATGGCGGCGGTAATCGGCCTGGACCCCGAGAAGATCGGCGAGATCTGCGCCGCCGAGGGCGACGTCTGGGTCTCCAACTACAACTCACCGAAGCAGACCGTGATCTCCGGCAAGGACCGAGGACTGGCCGAAGCGGCAAAAAAGTGCATGGAAGCCGGCGCAATGCGGGTAATAAGAATAAAGGTGCCCGTCGCCGCCCACTGCCCGCTCATGCAGCCGGCCCGCGACACGTTTGAAGCGGCCCTCGCGGAGGTCACCATGGTGCAGCCCGCATGCCCGGTGTATTGCGACGCCGACGGCAACGCCCACACCGAGCCGGACGAGATCAAGTCGCTGCTGGTCGAGGCGATCACCGCCCCGGTCCGCTTCACCGATGCGGTGCGCCGCATGCGGGACGACGGTTTTACGACATTCATCGAGACGGGCCCTGGAAAGGTGCTCCGCGGTCTGGTTCGCCAGATCGACGACGCCGCAGAGCTGGAAGGCGTGTCCAACGACGAAGAAGCAACATCACTAATAACGAGGGGGAACATCATCAACTATCAAACCGAGCCGGCAGGAGTGTCCTCATGA
- a CDS encoding sigma-70 family RNA polymerase sigma factor, with product MSEKSPKAVARLRRPQLAWKDAAFKEVYSRYVKPVHAYVLKRVRNHHDAEDLTAQVFSQALKHMAPREPGEPEIAAWLFTSARNASANHSRKFVATVSIEEIDEPASESIEDSDLSKALVDEEQIAQLLSAVRKLPAEQRHAMILRFVEELPHAEIAQALGRTEGSARVLVHRTLATLKKEVS from the coding sequence GTGAGCGAAAAATCCCCTAAGGCGGTAGCCCGCCTACGTCGTCCCCAGCTTGCCTGGAAAGATGCAGCGTTCAAGGAAGTTTACTCCAGGTACGTAAAGCCGGTTCATGCTTACGTTCTGAAAAGGGTGCGCAACCATCACGACGCCGAGGACCTCACCGCTCAGGTCTTCTCCCAGGCTCTCAAGCACATGGCGCCCCGCGAGCCCGGAGAGCCCGAAATAGCTGCGTGGCTGTTCACCTCCGCCCGCAATGCCAGCGCCAACCACAGCCGCAAATTTGTGGCCACCGTCTCCATCGAGGAGATCGACGAGCCCGCCTCTGAGAGCATCGAGGACTCCGACCTCAGCAAGGCCCTGGTCGACGAGGAGCAGATCGCCCAGCTGTTGAGCGCAGTGCGCAAGCTTCCTGCCGAGCAGCGCCACGCCATGATCCTTCGATTTGTAGAAGAGCTTCCCCACGCAGAGATCGCCCAGGCGCTCGGCCGCACCGAGGGCTCCGCCCGGGTGCTGGTCCACCGGACACTGGCCACGCTCAAAAAGGAAGTCTCTTGA